From the genome of Aerococcus sanguinicola:
ACGATATTTTCAACCGTGTTGACCACTTGGCCGTCGACTACCTTGGAAACCACCTTGCTTTCCGTCTTGCCAGGAGTGACCTGACCGGCTTCAACAAAGCCCTTGTCCTTGGTATTATCATAGACAAATTCAACTTCAACTGGAACATTTTGTTGGATTGGGGTTTCGGTGCCAGATACTGGCTGGGTGCCGACTTCGATAACTCGGTTAACTGGGGCCACGCGGTTGGCTTCGGTCTTCACTAAGTCCCCTGCCGCTTGGCCATTCTTGATGGCTTGACTGTATGTCACGTCAACGGAACCTGGCTTACCTGCTTCAAGGACCTTGGTTTCTCCGGCTTTGACGTTCGGATTGTAGCGGATTTCCACCGTATTCGGTACCGGAACGGTTTCGGTATGGGAAACTTGGCCGGTGAAGTCCTTGTTGCCGACCTTGATTAAAGCGTTGGACGCAGGCGTTTCTTGGGTCACCTTGCCTTGGCCGACCACAGAGTTGGTAATTGGCCATTCGGTTGTCCGGGAACCGACTGCACCTGGAGTCACGATTTCATACTTGCCGGCTTGGATAGCTGGGTCGTATTCTACCGTGTAGCTAAATGGCAGTTCTTCGGTGTAAGTATGGATACCTTCTGTCTTCGCCCCCACCTTGATCTTGCGGTTGACTGGCGCCTTGGTTTGAACCGGATCAGAAACCACTTTTTCACCAGGAAGGCCATTGGTAATAGTTTGGCTTACCGTGGTAGTCGTTTCGCCTAACTGGCCTTTTTGAACTTCAACCACTGCATTTGGAGCCAGACTTGGGTCCACTTCAACTTCGGTTTCAAAAGGCAGGACATTGGTGTATTCGTGGCTGAATTCGCCGTTATAGCCTTGGGTCCCCACAATAATCTTCTTATTGACAGGCGCCTTGGTTTCAGTTGTAGTCGTGGTGCCTGGAGTGACCGTGCCATCTGCAGCAGTCACTGGGGTGGTCTTGCTTTCTTCACCTGGGACCCCTGTATTTGGCACAACTTCGACCGTACCAGCTGGCTTCGTCGCGTCGTATTCGATTTCCACGTCGAATGGTTTTTGGCTGGTGGTCGTCACAGTGGTAGAGCCAGTTAAAGGCTTGGTGCCGACACGAATAATGTGTTCTTGAGGGGCGCTTTCCGCTTTGACAGTTGAAGTCAGGGCGCCATCCGTTGCCCCATTCTTGATGGCTTGTGTATAAGTCGTGGTCTTAGACCCTGGAACCCCTTCTTGGTCCACATGGTAGGTGCCCTTGTCTAGGGTTGGGTCTTCAACGACCTTGACTGGGAATGGCACTTTTTCAGTGACATCGTGGCTAACTTCGCCGGTAAAGTCTTGGTCACCCACTAAAACAACCGCATTGCTTGCTTGTTCATTGATAGTAGGTTCAGAAGTAGCAGTTACTTGGGAGTTTTCGATGGTCAGGGTCTTGGTCTGACTGCCTGGCTTACCAGGATTTGCGACCTTGTATTCGCCCTTCTTAAGTGATGGGTCAGTCTTCACTTCCACTTGGAATGGAATTGGCTCGGTCACTTGGTAGCTACCGTTAGACTTAGCCCCAATGCGAACAACACGTTTGACCGGATCTTTGCTTTGGACACTTTGTCCTGGTGTCGAAGCCGTCACCTGACCATTCTGGATGGTGTGGGTAGTTGTGGTGGTCTTCTCACCTAGAGCTCCTGGGTTTTCAACCACTTCTTTACCGGGTTCAAGGGTATTGTCGACAATGTATTCCGTTTCAAATGGAATCGGATCCTTGTCCACCGTTTCAAAGCTGCCCGTGTAGTCTTTTTGTCCCACCTTGATCAGCGCATTGACTGGGGCTACCGTTTCAACGACCGGTTCGCCCACGACCTTGGAGTTCTCGATGGTCCAGGTCTTCTTGTTAGAACCCGCTTGTCCTGGGATCACGACCTTGTAGTTTTCGGTCGCATCAGGATAGTTCTTATAGAAATTCGGATCGAATTCCACCGTGTACTTGAATGGGATTTCATCGGTATCGACAACCGTGCCGGTAGTCTTGGTGCCAACTTTGACTTTCTTAGGTTGAGCTGGTGTTGTGGTGGCCTTAGTGATATTAACCGCACCTGTTTGTGGGTCTCTGGTCGTCTTCACAGTCACTACGCCGTCTTGGCCTTCCTCAACCACAACCGGTTCAGCAGTTGGTTCCATATTTGGATCTACTTCGATTTCAACAGGTCGAGGGATCGCCACAGTTTCTTCAACCGGTTTAACCCCAACCTTGACTAAACGGTCTTGCTTTTCTTCGACGGTTTCGGTCCGTTTGCGGAAAAGTTGGTCGCCTGCTGTAAATTGGCCAGTGGCAGGGTCAACCAGACCTTTTTGCCCGTTGATGACGTCCTGTTCGAAGATGGTCCGTTCCTTGCCAGCCTTACCTGGAGTCACCACTTGGATGGTTCCTGCAGGCAGAGTTTCATCATATTCTTCTTTAGTTTCATAAGGAATCAATTTGTCATCGGTATCGGTAACGGTTGTCTTGTATTTCGGACGGGCGATAAATTGGGCTTTGACTTCTTCTGTAATAGGTTCATTTGTAACTTCATCTGTTCCATAATTAGCTCTGACGTTAACATATAGGTTTTCGCCACCTATAATCTCAACATCTTCCGGTACCATCGCAGTTACTACCCCTGACGTTGAATCGATTTGAACATTTGACCAGACATTCCCAGCACTATCTACATATTGCCCTGGCTGGAGTGTTTGGATATTGCCTTGCTTATCTTTATATTGCCCGGCTGGCAATGGAATGCCTTGTTCATCTTTATAAACTGGCTGAGCCAATTCAAAGGATAGCGGTCGGCGTTTTTTATCATTTTTAGGTATTTCAGGTTTGTTCTTTAAGACATCTCCCTGATAACCTACCTCCGCATGGTATTCCGGCCGGTTATTATCCGAATCTTGAACGACAAAATGGAACCAGTGGAGGTCTGTTGAACCATTAGTATAAGTATAGGTAATTGGAATAGCAATGAACTCTCCAGCCTTGGCTCCTTTTGGCGCTTTAACTGTAAATTGAGAGATATCATTGGGATTGGTCGTAATCTCCCAACCTTCAGCTTCTGCTTTTTTGATGAAATCTGGATCAATGACACCATCAGCGAAGCCTTGTTCGTCCGCCTTTATCATCTCCTTACCAGTTTTGCGATTAGGCTCGGTATCTGGATTAATATTCTGATCATCTATCACCATGATTTTGGCTTCGCCAGGTTTAATTTCGGTGAGCTTATCGTCCTTATGTTCAAGTTTCTTATCGAACTTTTGCTCGTAATATCTTGTATCATCAAGGTTGATCGTGATATGACCTAGGTCGTTGTAATTGTCATAACGGGCGATACCTTGCTTGTCGATTTCGACATCCTTGCCGTTATGCTTAATGGTTTGAATGCCTGCACCGGTTTTGACGTACTTATATGGTGAATAATCCCAGCCTTCCGCAACGGCTTGTTTATAGTCCTCTATCGTTTCAACGCCAGTTTCTCTCATATTGTTCAGATTGACAACTTCTTGGAATTCTTCAGTAGTTCTTGGACGGGCGAAGAAACGAGCTTGTAAACTTTGGATGCCTTTAAATTTATTGGTATTGAAGATGGAATTAGGATCTTCCAGAGCACCCTTAGGCATAGCGAAGATGATCTGACCTAACTGGATATCATTACCTAGTTTGCTCTGAAGTTCTTGGATGTTAGTTGGGGTAACAATAAAAGCATTGGCTTCTTTCACAACGGAGCCATCCGGATGGTAGACTTGACCGACTACCCGGTCATAGTCTGCTGGGTCTAAGTTATCAATCCGAGCACCGGTTTTGACATAGCCTTCCTTAACTGCCACTCGCTTAACATTGGTGTCACCTGCTACCTTGATAAGAGATAGGTTGGCATTTTCATTTGGATAAGGGTTGACACCAAAAGTGACTGCAAAGTTTCTCCCTTCTAACAATTTATCATAAGGATTATCAGTCGTATATTTATCTCTAAAAGAGATTGTTGTTTCCTTATTGGCATGATTATTAATATGCTGTAAATCTGTTTCATTTAATTGAGAATTTAGGCTAGTCTGTTGCTTGTCCTTTACCAAAACTACCTTTGTGCTCGGTTTGAAATCAACAGCTTTATTGCCAATTGTCGTAAGTGAATTTATATTTTCATACTCAACAAGACGAGGATTCTTTTTAGTTCCAGCCTCTACAGGTGGGTTTCTTACACTATCCGTTATAGAAAGATGGTTATAGGTTCGTTGGGAATCATTGCGATCGATAGAGATATCAATTCCATAAGTTCTCTGGTCTGTATCCTTGTCTGCATTAGGGTTAATAACGACATGACTAACCCCTTCCGTCTTAGCGCTTGATGCCGCAGAGAAGTGTGAGATCCCATTATTGGCCAATTCAGATTGTCGGTAGCCCTTACCCTCACTAATATTCTTCTCATTGGTAGAATAATTGATATTATCTGGATTAGTGGTACTGGCAGGTACAATCGGTGTATTCACTGTATCCGCTGGTAGGCCAGAAGTAGATGTCGGCACGCTACCTTCTGTCCCGCCTTCTCCTGGCATAGCATAGTTGACCGCTGCACCTTCTGCAGCATAAGGGACTGCCACAGCTTCAACGGGTTGGTTTGGGCTAACTTCTAAAGCTATATTAGCTGTTTCACTTGCGGGTTGGCTACTATCAGCTTTATGAGTTTCACTTGCATCCTCGACAAGGGTTAAAACTTTTGGTCCAGCTTGGCTCCCTTCGTTCACCGGAGCCAGTAGGGGGCTGGTGAGTTCAATTGGTTGTCCTTCAGCGGCTTGGACGCTTTGGACTTGGCCAGCTAAAAAAGCTGCGATCGCAACACTCCCTACACCGAGCGTCGTTTTGCGAATCGCATAACGATAATTCTTCTCCATACATATCCTCCTAGCTTACTAATTTGTCCCAGAAAATGTTCATACCATCATTTTTAGAACAAAATTTCCACTAAAGTGTTTTTTATTTTTAAAAAAATCTAAATTATAAATTAATTAACTCAATATAATGTATCTTAGCATTTCCTTGTCAGACTAGCAATTTCTAAGCTTTTATTGTACAAAAATAAATTTATTAGCCAATAAAAAGCTTGATTTTATCAGATTTATGTGTATTTTACCTTTTCTCATTAAATACAAAATAAAAACTTTTTCTTTCCAACCTTTAATCTCTGTCAAATTTTGAGATGGAAATCCCCTTGATCTTCTCTTAGGCATTAATGTCATCAAAGATTAAACGGTAGCGGTAGATCTTAGAGCTGACAATTAGCCAGTGGCCGTCGATCTTCTCAAAGCGGTCGTCATAGTAGCCATAGCCATCGAAGGCGGCAAAACCATTGAAGAGGACGCGGTCTTCGAAGGGGAAATAAGCCCGGGCTGTCCGGTCCGATTCGATGGAGACTTCTGGGATGTGGCCCATGTGTGCGCTCTGGACGCCCTCTCCCATGATCTTCCGGGCATTGCGGCTAACTTCTGCTAAGGAGCGCGAGGGCTCGGTCTTGGCAGGAAGCAAGGGGTGCTGGCCCTTGACGGGGTCCCAGGTGGAGAGGGAGGTGTCGAAGGTCACATGGTCGGCCATGACTGTCTCCAGGAGGTCGAAATCTTTAGAGTCGATGGCCCGCCAATAGCGCGCCTTGCACTGCTTGATGGCCTCAATGGCAGCTAATTCTTCTAGGATATCCATATCTTACGCCTACTTTCCTTTTTGCTTGGCCTTATTTTATAACGCGCAACCCAAATTTGGGGACAAAATTTCCGATCAAAGACTGGCAGTTTTTCCGATCAGGGGCTGGCTGAGCAGAAGATTAGCCCTCACCAATGAGAGCGCGTATAATGGCTAAGGTAATAGTTTGTAGCTTGCAACTACAAAGGAGGAAGATAAAGATGGTAAAAGATTACCGCGTCTTATTATTTTATAAATATGAACATATTGAAGATCCTGACTCTTTCGCTAAAGACCACTTAGCCTTCTGTAAGGGCATCGGACTGCGTGGCCGGGTTCTCGTCGGTGAGGAAGGCATTAACGGAACGGTTTCTGGGACGATTGACCAGACCGACCAGTACATGGCTTATGTCCACAGCCTGCCTGGTTTTGAAGATGTCTGGTTCAAGATCGATGAGGCGGATGACTATGCCCACAAGAAGATGTTCGTCCGTCCCCGCAAGGAAATTGTTTCCCTGGACTTGGACGAGGACCTGGACCCGCTGGAAACCACGGGCGACTACCTCAAACCCAAGGACTTCCGCCAGGCCCTCTTAGATGAAGATACCGTCGTCCTCGATACCCGGAACGACTATGAATACGACCTAGGCCACTTCCAAGGCGCTATCCGGCCAGACATCCACTCCTTCCGCGAACTCCCTCAGTGGGTGATCGACAACAAGGAAGAATTTATGGATAAGAAGGTCGTCGTTTATTGCACTGGCGGCATCCGCTGTGAAAAATTCTCCGGCTGGCTGGTCCGCGAAGGCATCGGGGAAAAAGTTGGCCAATTGGAAGGCGGCATCGACACCTATGGCAAGGACCCTGAGACCCAGGGCGATCTCTGGGAAGGCAAGATGTATGTCTTCGACGAACGCATCTCGGTGCCAATCAATCACGTGAAACCGACCGTCATCGGCCGCGACCACTTCGACGGCGAACCCTGCGACCGCTATGTCAACTGTGCCAATCCCGAATGCAACAAGCAAATCTTCGCTTCTGAAGCTAATGAAGATAAGTACCTGCGCGGCTGTTCCCCTGAATGCCGCCGCCACCCCCGCAACCGCTATGTGGCTGAACACGACCTCAGCAAGGCCCAGTGGGAAGAGCGCTTGAACGCGATTGGTGAAAGCTTGCAGGTATCGGAAAAAGTATAAAAGTAAAGGGTGTGAAGGCTAGCGGGAGAAAGAGACCTCTGGAGCCAAAAACCAGAGAAGACTGAAAGTCTTCGACGGATTTTGGTGAAGAGGAGCTCTTTCTGCTAGCCTGAACCCGACTACAGGATGTGAATAAGGTCAATCAGACTTGAATGATTGGCGGCGCATCAAAATAGACTGACACCAGTCAAACTTTTCGATGAGCTGAAATCACTCCAAGTCTGCTCTTATGTCCTGTACTGAGGCACGAGAAAAGCGTCCTGCTTTTGCAGTGGCGCTTTTTTCGTAAGTCCCTAGCATCTTTTCTTTATCTGTGCTATAATAGTTTCTATCAGATAGATATCGAGATGTAGCGCAGTCTGGTAGCGCACTAGCATGGGGTGCTAGGGGTCGCAGGTTCAATTCCTGTCATCTCGATTCATGAAACCGAGCGATTTTTAGCGTCGCTCGTTTTTTTTGTATATTAAGCTCAAAAAAGAGGCTGGAACAAGCTAGTCCGGTCTCCTTTTTTCTTTGATCTGCTAGATTATAGCTGGGGACATCAAGGACCGAAAATTTCGGTCGATGCCTTAGTCATTGTATATCTCCAAGAAGCCCTGGCGGAGTGCCTGGTTGGCGGTGTCTTTGAAGTGGACCTGGCCCTTGGCATCTGGTCCTTCTTCTGCGATCAGAATCCGGGGCTGGCCCTTGTCTTCCACAAAGAGATAGAAGTGGCGCTCAGGCTTGGGATTGGTCTTGTCTTCAATATCGCTATAGGCTGCCAACAAGCGCAAATCATCAGCCTCGTCCCCCGCTTGGACTTGGCGGGTCTTGCCATCCAAGGCAATTTCAAAGTCCTCTTGGGGCAGCTTAGCCCCGTAGAAATCAGCAGGCTGGTCGGGGCTGTAAGCTTGGTAGGCTTGCCCCATCTCCTGGCCCCAAGTCAGCATAAAGTTCCTTAGACGCTGGCTTTTGCCAGCTGTCCCACTTGGAGGAGTCGAGGTTTTTGCTGACCCTTCTGGATAGTGGTTGGTGATGGCCACACCGTAGCGGGCCTCATAGTCAACCGCTGGCTTGGGCCCCACATCTCCTGTAAGCGGCACACCAAACCAGATGTCACCCGTCGCTGGGTCTTGAGCCTGGATCCGAGTAGACCCAATATCCGTTGTATAAGGCCAGACAATATGCGCATAAAGGTCGGCCTGGAAGGGAATTTCATCCTTGAAATTGGGATAATTAATGAGGGTGATATAGGCTTCCATGGCCACCCCGGTATGGACAGCTAAGCGGTTGACCTCATCAAAACTTTCATCAGTCAAGGCTGCCACATCGGCCATCTGCTTGGCAAAGTCCAAGTGATCTAAGACATACTGGCTCATCCGCCACTTGGCATCCAAGCGATTCTGGTAGTCTTCATAAACCAAGCCCGTCAGCCATTCCCTCAGCTGGTCCAGCGCTTCTTGGTCTGCTGCATCGAATTCCGGCAGCAGCATTTTCTCCAAAACAAAAGTATCCGAATACAATTCTCGGTAATTTTCTTGGTGGTTTTCCTTAGCCAGCTCTTGGTCCAGTTTCTGGTAGAGCGCGGCAATAGCTGGATGGACGTCGCCGGGATCGCGGTCGGCAGCTTGGACGCTCTGAGCCGTGGGAAGGCCAGAAGCTATCGCCTGGTCCAGACGCTTGGCCCATCGCGCATTGGCCTGGCGAAGATTCTGGATATAAGTTTCTCGGTCCCCGTCTTCACTTCCACTAGCAGTCGCCTCAGCCTCCTCTGCCTGGCTGACAGCTGAACTTTGTGCCTGGCTCGAAGGCACTTGATTGCCTTCCTCTTGAGCCGTCACTTCTTCTTCCACTGGCGCCTGGTCATAAGTCGGCTCCGCTTTTTCCTGGTCGCAAGCCGTCAGTGCCAACTGGCCGACGACAAGCAGCATCCCCAATCCAAACCACTTTTTCTTCATCACGCGTCCTCCGTCCTAGTCCCAAAAATATCTGATATTTCCTGACCCTCATAGCGCATATAGAGCAAAGGGTAGGGCCTGCCTTCCTCATCCACTTCCGTCCGCCGATAAGTGACAAAGCCCATGTGCTGGTAGAAGGCCACTGCTTGGGCGTTCTGCTCATTAACGGTTAGCCGGTTGAGGCCATGGGAGCTAATCCCTATGGTCAAGAGCGCCCTGCCTAGGCCATCACCCCAGTAGCTGGGGTGTACAAAGAGCATCTCCAAACGATCCCCCACCAGGCCCATGAAGCCTGCCGTTTCCCCGACCGCTGACCGAACTAAAACTAAGTGGTCGACAGCCAATAAAGCGGCTGGGACTTCTTCTTTAATGGCCTGGATGGCAGCTTCATCCAGGAAATCATGGCTGGCACGAACCGAGGCCTCCCAGACGTCCAGGAGGTCTGGCACCCAAACTTGCCGGTCCCGTACTAATTTGATAAGAAAAGCTTTAGCCTCCACTTAGACCTCCTCCCGGGTCAAGCGCTCTATAATCGCCGCATGGTCGGGATAACGATCCAAGAGCTCCTGGCGGCTAAAGAGCTCGAAGTCATCATACTCAAAGCCCGGCGCGCACAAGCAGCTGACCAAGGCATAGTCTTCCTCAACCGTGGACCCAAAGATCGTCCCCTGGGGTACGACATAAGAGAGCTGTTGGCCCCGGTCCGCATCCAAGCCCAGTTCCACCGTCTCATAGCGGCCATCGGGATGAATCATATGGACGGTCAGGGCTTGACCGGCATGGTAGTACCAGATTTCATCGCAAGTCAGGCGGTGGAAGTGGGAGGGATTATCCGCTTCTAGCACGAAATAAATCGAGGTGTAGAGGGCGCGGTCGCCGTCCCTTACCCGTTCCGGACTCTTGACCACTTGTCGGAAATAGCCCCCTTCAACATGGGGTTCGAGGTTCAGGGCCTTGGCCCATTCAGCACTTGTCTTCATTCAAAAGACCTCCTTTTCCTCCAGTTTACCATTTTATCCGGCGGCGGCCTAGTTTTTCTAACGCGTCTCCCTTAGCGGCCTTGGCGGTGGGCAAAATACCGGCTGGATAAAAGCAAGGCTAGGCCTAAGAAGCAAGCCCCAAAGACCAGGGCAGCGATCCCATTAAAGCGCGAGGCTTCGATCCCCTCCTGAAAATCAGCCATGGCGCAGCTGACATAGTAACCGCTGTAACAATAGGGGTAAAGGGCCCACAAGCTGGTATTGGCGAGGAGGATACTAGGAATGACCAAGAATAAATTGAGGGCAATGGACAGGAAGGGCTGGCTGATCAGCACATGGACCTGCCAGATACAGGCCAAGCAGGGCAGCATAGTAAGAAAGATCCCTAGGCACTTGCTGACTAGGTAGGACAAGGGAACTGCCTGGTCAATGCCTGCCCAGTGCGTAGCCAGAAATCCTGCCAGGAGAAAGACCAGGAGGAAAAAAAGAATTTCCAAGCCTAAGAAGGCCACTAAGACCAGGAATTTCGCCAGGTTGACCTGGTAGAGCTTGACCGGAAGGCTGAGTAATTTGACCATCCCCCTGTCCTTAGTTTCCAGTCGGGTCACCATCACGGCTAGGACAATCATGGTAAAGGGCAAGAGATAATAGGCATACAGGAGGCAAGACTGGATAAACATAGCGCCCCAGGCCTCCTTGTATTCCGGCGTAAAATAAGCCGAAATGGAGTGGATGCCGGTTAAGACAATCAATAAGGGAGCAATCAAAATCAAGGGCAGGATATGGCTACGGCGCAGTTTGAGGCATTCGACTTTTAAGGCGGTCAACATGGAGACCAGCTCCTTTCTATTCATAGCAGCGATTCTGGGCAAGTAAAGGCCGAGGCTTAAATAAAACAAAGCGGATAGGCCCGCTAGCCAGCCCAGATCTCCTGACAAAGTGAAGGTCATTGTGGCAGAAGGTTGGAACATCAAGACAAAGGGGTGGAGAAGCAGCGCTTGGTTGGGGAAATTAGCCAAGGCTAAGCCCGTTAAGAGGCCAGCCAAGCCGATCCCCAGCGAGGTCCACAAGTTCTGACAGCGCGAGGCAACGAGGACCATCCCCGTCAGGACTGGCAGGGAAGAGAGTAAGGCCAGGCCAAAAGCCGAGACAAGCAGGCTGAGTCGGTCAGCTGTGAAGCCCAAGTAGCCAGCCATCAAGCCAGCCAAACTCGCGAACTCCAGTAAGAGGCTGAGCCCGTAAAGGCTGGCTAAGATGATAAGCTTGGCTAGGTACATTTTGCTTAGGGAATAAGGCAAGAAGTAGAGGTGTTTAATGGCCTGGCCGCGGCGCTCCAAGTCATAGCTCAGGGCAACGGAAAGGATGAGCGCCAGCATGTTCAAGAGCGTCAAAATCCCATAAAGCTGGGCCAAGAGAACTTGGACTGGGTCTCCTGGCAAGTTCAAGAGCTGGTCTCGGCGCAAGAAGTAAGTGAGACCAACCAACACTGCTCCGACAAGGCCGGTCAATAGGATTCCCGGCACAATTCCTGTTCCTTTTAACTTCTTTTTCTCAATCGACAAGGCTTTGAACATGGGAGCTCCCTCCTTGTCCGCGGTTGTCTGCCATAACCATCTCTAGGAAGAGGTCTTCCAAGGACTCTTGCCCCGCTGCCCGGTCTTTCAAGGCCCTGAGTGAGCCCTCGTAAAGCTGGCGGCCCCGGTTTAAGATGCAGAGGTCGTCCACCATCTGCTCCATCTCAGACAAGAGGTGGGAAGAGATCAGGACCGTACAGCCATAGCGTTCCGGCAGGGAGAGGATGAGCTGGCGGATCTCATGGATGCCTGCTGGATCGAGACCATTGGTGGGCTCATCCAAGATTAAGAGTGGAGGCTGACCGATCAAGGCCGAGGCGATGCCTAAACGCTGCTTCATCCCCAGCGAATAATGGCGGACAAGCCGGTCCGCATAGGGGCCTAAGTCCACCAAATTCAAGGCCTGGTCAACCGTCTCTGGCGCCAGGTCCAAGATACGGCGGATCAAGTCCAAGTTCTCCCGCCCGCTCAGGTTGGCATAGTAGGAAGGGGCCTCGATTAAGGCGCCGACCTTGTGGAGGATGGCTTGACGGTCCTTGGGGAAACTCAGCCCATCAATCTGGCAGTCGCCCGAAGACGGTGCCGTCAGTCCCAGAAGCATCTTCATAGTGGTCGACTTCCCTGCCCCATTCGGCCCCAACAAGCCATAGATTGACCCCCGGCTCACATGAAGGGAGAGCTGGTCAACAGCGACGAAATCCTTATACACTTTACTCAAGCGGTGACTTTCAATGATGTAGTCAGTCATTTTAATCATCCTTTCTTCCTGACTTAGCCCTAGGATAACAAGGCAAGCTGACAGGTCCCTGACCCCAAACTGACAATTTCCTGACATTTTTAAGCAAGGATTGCTTCCCCCTTTCTTCCTGCCTATAATAGCCTTAAGGAGGAAGCATCGATGACTAACCATTATTTAAAAGAAAAAAAGATCCTCTTAGTCGACGACCAAGCCGACCTATTGGAAATGACAGCCGACTTCCTAAGACAGGGCGGCTATCAAAAGATTT
Proteins encoded in this window:
- a CDS encoding G5 domain-containing protein, which produces MEKNYRYAIRKTTLGVGSVAIAAFLAGQVQSVQAAEGQPIELTSPLLAPVNEGSQAGPKVLTLVEDASETHKADSSQPASETANIALEVSPNQPVEAVAVPYAAEGAAVNYAMPGEGGTEGSVPTSTSGLPADTVNTPIVPASTTNPDNINYSTNEKNISEGKGYRQSELANNGISHFSAASSAKTEGVSHVVINPNADKDTDQRTYGIDISIDRNDSQRTYNHLSITDSVRNPPVEAGTKKNPRLVEYENINSLTTIGNKAVDFKPSTKVVLVKDKQQTSLNSQLNETDLQHINNHANKETTISFRDKYTTDNPYDKLLEGRNFAVTFGVNPYPNENANLSLIKVAGDTNVKRVAVKEGYVKTGARIDNLDPADYDRVVGQVYHPDGSVVKEANAFIVTPTNIQELQSKLGNDIQLGQIIFAMPKGALEDPNSIFNTNKFKGIQSLQARFFARPRTTEEFQEVVNLNNMRETGVETIEDYKQAVAEGWDYSPYKYVKTGAGIQTIKHNGKDVEIDKQGIARYDNYNDLGHITINLDDTRYYEQKFDKKLEHKDDKLTEIKPGEAKIMVIDDQNINPDTEPNRKTGKEMIKADEQGFADGVIDPDFIKKAEAEGWEITTNPNDISQFTVKAPKGAKAGEFIAIPITYTYTNGSTDLHWFHFVVQDSDNNRPEYHAEVGYQGDVLKNKPEIPKNDKKRRPLSFELAQPVYKDEQGIPLPAGQYKDKQGNIQTLQPGQYVDSAGNVWSNVQIDSTSGVVTAMVPEDVEIIGGENLYVNVRANYGTDEVTNEPITEEVKAQFIARPKYKTTVTDTDDKLIPYETKEEYDETLPAGTIQVVTPGKAGKERTIFEQDVINGQKGLVDPATGQFTAGDQLFRKRTETVEEKQDRLVKVGVKPVEETVAIPRPVEIEVDPNMEPTAEPVVVEEGQDGVVTVKTTRDPQTGAVNITKATTTPAQPKKVKVGTKTTGTVVDTDEIPFKYTVEFDPNFYKNYPDATENYKVVIPGQAGSNKKTWTIENSKVVGEPVVETVAPVNALIKVGQKDYTGSFETVDKDPIPFETEYIVDNTLEPGKEVVENPGALGEKTTTTTHTIQNGQVTASTPGQSVQSKDPVKRVVRIGAKSNGSYQVTEPIPFQVEVKTDPSLKKGEYKVANPGKPGSQTKTLTIENSQVTATSEPTINEQASNAVVLVGDQDFTGEVSHDVTEKVPFPVKVVEDPTLDKGTYHVDQEGVPGSKTTTYTQAIKNGATDGALTSTVKAESAPQEHIIRVGTKPLTGSTTVTTTSQKPFDVEIEYDATKPAGTVEVVPNTGVPGEESKTTPVTAADGTVTPGTTTTTETKAPVNKKIIVGTQGYNGEFSHEYTNVLPFETEVEVDPSLAPNAVVEVQKGQLGETTTTVSQTITNGLPGEKVVSDPVQTKAPVNRKIKVGAKTEGIHTYTEELPFSYTVEYDPAIQAGKYEIVTPGAVGSRTTEWPITNSVVGQGKVTQETPASNALIKVGNKDFTGQVSHTETVPVPNTVEIRYNPNVKAGETKVLEAGKPGSVDVTYSQAIKNGQAAGDLVKTEANRVAPVNRVIEVGTQPVSGTETPIQQNVPVEVEFVYDNTKDKGFVEAGQVTPGKTESKVVSKVVDGQVVNTVENIVTPAKQQIIVGTKDYTGEFKHTEQSIAPYRTIYKLDPTLKHGQEVVDQEGQFGLIQRQVTQDFVNGKLGEKTYGPTEEVMTPQDRIVRIGSMTDGTHTSTEEIPFAVKVEVDPSLPKGDYQVVTPGEPGTKETTVKIENSQVVGTASSKVIKEPVTQVIKVGDQDFTGEVSHNVTETLPFKVEIQEDPNLPLFEIQEVQKGENGSKTTKYSQAIKNGAADGQLKAEEIARTEPKTHIIKVGTKAPENAETRVKEVPAEIEYVYDNTKDKGVVEKGAYTPGKLETKIKNVFNPQTGQIETTTEEVLTPAKQVIVVGTKDYSGEFKHTEQSLAPFKTEYKLDPSLKAGEEVVEREGKVGLIERDVSQKYVNGTLADKVFGETREVIAPENRIVRIGAKTDGSHTSTEEIPFDVKVEVDPTLTKGEYRVVTPGQPGTKETTVSIENSQIVGEPVSKVTKEPVAQVIKVGKQDFTGQVKHTERFEVPYKVEVRENPNLKAGETKLIQQGQPGSYDVTYTQAIKNGQADGELAKAITKPVQPKAHIIEVGTKPVAGNSHESHKDVPVETIFEYDPSLDKGKVENVQVVPGHVTTQIVNKVVDGKVVTEEVPVVTPAKHIVKVGTKGYEGQFSHESFLETPFATEVIYDDQLDSGKVEEVQAGQPGQVKETVTQAIINGVLQDKKINQEVLREPQKRIIRVGIKQLIKEVPVEKIVEIVKEVPVEKVVEVVKEVPVEVIKEVPVEVIKEVPVEIIKDCPGIEVVYNKDLKPGQVKVVDPGEKRITETRDGKTIVKQEGRKMIVEVGCGKTENPTSDSNGGKLDPQGPKDPEDGNKQPEGPKDPQGDKDQSKDPQDPQGGKDQSKDPQNPQGDKDQSKDPQNPQGGK
- a CDS encoding nuclear transport factor 2 family protein — translated: MDILEELAAIEAIKQCKARYWRAIDSKDFDLLETVMADHVTFDTSLSTWDPVKGQHPLLPAKTEPSRSLAEVSRNARKIMGEGVQSAHMGHIPEVSIESDRTARAYFPFEDRVLFNGFAAFDGYGYYDDRFEKIDGHWLIVSSKIYRYRLIFDDINA
- a CDS encoding rhodanese-related sulfurtransferase; its protein translation is MVKDYRVLLFYKYEHIEDPDSFAKDHLAFCKGIGLRGRVLVGEEGINGTVSGTIDQTDQYMAYVHSLPGFEDVWFKIDEADDYAHKKMFVRPRKEIVSLDLDEDLDPLETTGDYLKPKDFRQALLDEDTVVLDTRNDYEYDLGHFQGAIRPDIHSFRELPQWVIDNKEEFMDKKVVVYCTGGIRCEKFSGWLVREGIGEKVGQLEGGIDTYGKDPETQGDLWEGKMYVFDERISVPINHVKPTVIGRDHFDGEPCDRYVNCANPECNKQIFASEANEDKYLRGCSPECRRHPRNRYVAEHDLSKAQWEERLNAIGESLQVSEKV
- a CDS encoding DUF4767 domain-containing protein, whose translation is MKKKWFGLGMLLVVGQLALTACDQEKAEPTYDQAPVEEEVTAQEEGNQVPSSQAQSSAVSQAEEAEATASGSEDGDRETYIQNLRQANARWAKRLDQAIASGLPTAQSVQAADRDPGDVHPAIAALYQKLDQELAKENHQENYRELYSDTFVLEKMLLPEFDAADQEALDQLREWLTGLVYEDYQNRLDAKWRMSQYVLDHLDFAKQMADVAALTDESFDEVNRLAVHTGVAMEAYITLINYPNFKDEIPFQADLYAHIVWPYTTDIGSTRIQAQDPATGDIWFGVPLTGDVGPKPAVDYEARYGVAITNHYPEGSAKTSTPPSGTAGKSQRLRNFMLTWGQEMGQAYQAYSPDQPADFYGAKLPQEDFEIALDGKTRQVQAGDEADDLRLLAAYSDIEDKTNPKPERHFYLFVEDKGQPRILIAEEGPDAKGQVHFKDTANQALRQGFLEIYND